The following are encoded together in the Cicer arietinum cultivar CDC Frontier isolate Library 1 chromosome 2, Cicar.CDCFrontier_v2.0, whole genome shotgun sequence genome:
- the LOC101497677 gene encoding low affinity sulfate transporter 3-like, whose protein sequence is MREQRVLHIGDTSQIESSKWVLDSPNPPPLWKKLLSSVKETILPDGNKFCFFLSKKKTLHEHAFSFLQSLFPILVWLKDYTASKFKDDLLAGLTLASLCIPQSVGYASLAKVDPQYGLYTSIVPPLIYAVMGSSRDIAIGPVAVVSMLLSSLVTKVIDPVANPHAYRDFVFTVTFFTGIFQAGFGIFRLGFLVDFLSHAALVGFMAGAAVIISLQQLKGLLGITHFTTKTDAVSVLVSVFKSLHQQITSEEKWSPLNFILGCSFLIFLLVTRFIGKRNKKLFWLPAIAPLLSVILSTLIVYLSKADKQGVNVIKHVKGGLNQSSVHQLQFHGQHVGQAVKIGLVCAVIALTEAMAVGRSFASIKGYHLDGNREMLSMGIMNIAGSLTSCYVATGSFSRTAVNYSAGCQTAVSNIVMAITVILFLQLFARLLYYTPMAILAAIILSALPGLIDVNEARYIWKVDKLDFLACIGAFVGVLFASVEIGLLVAVTISFAKILIQSIRPGVEILGRVPRTEVFCDVTQYPMAVSTPGILVIRISSGSLCFANANFVKERILKWVVEEDDIQETSKGNVRAIIMDMTNLMNVDTSGILALEELHKRLLSRGVELAMVNPRWQVIHKLKLAHFVDKIGKQWVFLTVGEAVDACLSSKIATA, encoded by the exons ATGAGAGAACAAAGGGTCCTTCATATTGGTGATACTAGTCAAATAGAAAGTTCCAAGTGGGTTTTGGATTCTCCTAACCCACCACCATTATGGAAGAAGCTGTTGAGTTCAGTGAAAGAAACCATTTTGCCTGATGGGAACAAGTTCTGTTTTTTCTTATCCAAGAAAAAAACTTTACATGAGCATGCTTTCTCATTCTTGCAGAGTTTGTTCCCAATCCTTGTTTGGTTAAAAGATTACACAGCCTCCAAATTTAAAGATGACCTTTTAGCCGGTTTAACTCTTGCAAGCTTGTGCATACCTCAG AGCGTAGGATATGCAAGTTTGGCAAAAGTTGATCCACAATATGGCCTGT ATACCAGTATTGTTCCTCCTCTTATTTATGCTGTGATGGGGAGCTCAAGAGATATTGCAATTGGACCTGTAGCTGTAGTGTCTATGCTGTTATCTTCCTTGGTCACCAAAGTCATAGATCCTGTTGCTAATCCCCATGCCTATAGAGATTTTGTCTTTACTGTGACCTTCTTTACCGGAATTTTTCAGGCCGGATTCGGTATTTTCAG GTTGGGGTTTCTTGTTGATTTTCTTTCACATGCTGCATTAGTTGGATTCATGGCAGGCGCAGCTGTCATTATCAGTCTTCAGCAACTCAAGGGGCTACTAGGGATTACTCACTTCACCACTAAAACAGATGCAGTTTCAGTATTGGTGTCTGTTTTTAAGTCATTACATCAGCAAATTACTTCCGAAGAAAAA TGGAGCCCTCTGAATTTTATCCTGGGGTGTTCTTTCTTGATTTTCCTTCTAGTTACCCGATTTATA ggaaaaagaaacaaaaaacttTTCTGGTTGCCTGCTATAGCCCCTCTTCTGTCGGTTATACTGTCAACTTTAATTGTGTATTTGTCAAAAGCTGATAAACAAGGGGTTAATGTAATAAAGCACGTCAAAGGAGGGCTGAATCAGAGTTCAGTTCACCAGTTACAATTCCACGGTCAACATGTTGGGCAAGCGGTGAAAATCGGATTAGTTTGTGCGGTTATCGCCTTAACT GAAGCAATGGCTGTCGGTCGATCTTTCGCATCCATTAAGGGATATCATCTTGATGGGAACAGAGAAATGTTGTCAATGGGAATCATGAACATTGCTGGATCCTTAACTTCATGCTACGTGGCAACTG GTTCTTTTTCAAGGACAGCAGTTAATTATAGTGCAGGATGTCAAACAGCAGTCTCAAATATTGTGATGGCCATTACTGTGATTTTGTTCTTGCAATTATTTGCAAGGCTCTTGTACTACACCCCTATGGCTATCCTTGCTGCTATCATCCTCTCTGCACTTCCTGGATTAATCGATGTAAATGAGGCTCGCTATATTTGGAAGGTTGACAAATTAGACTTTCTTGCATGTATTGGAGCTTTCGTTGGCGTCTTGTTTGCATCTGTAGAGATTGGTCTCCTTGTAGCT GTGACAATCTCATTTGCAAAGATACTAATACAATCAATTCGACCTGGAGTAGAAATTCTAGGTAGAGTTCCAAGAACAGAAGTCTTCTGTGATGTAACTCAATATCCCATGGCTGTAAGCACGCCAGGCATCCTAGTGATTCGCATAAGTTCCGGCTCACTCTGCTTTGCAAATGCCAATTTTGTCAAAGAAAG AATACTGAAGTGGGTCGTGGAAGAAGACGACATTCAAGAAACTTCCAAGGGAAATGTCCGAGCCATAATCATGGACATGACAA ACTTGATGAATGTTGATACTTCCGGAATTCTAGCACTTGAGGAATTGCATAAGAGGCTGCTTTCACGTGGCGTAGAA TTAGCTATGGTCAACCCAAGGTGGCAAGTAATTCACAAGCTCAAGCTTGCACACTTTGTGGACAAAATTGGGAAACAATGGGTTTTTCTGACCGTTGGAGAGGCCGTAGATGCATGTCTCTCTTCTAAAATCGCTACAGCTTGA